One window from the genome of uncultured Tateyamaria sp. encodes:
- a CDS encoding prephenate/arogenate dehydrogenase family protein — MVSVIYEKIAFIGLGLIAGSMAWATQRAGAATTISGYARSEATRDTTRRLGFCDSVADTAADAVAEADLVVLAVPVGAMGSVMAEIAGALKPGATVIDVGSVKQAVFDAVLPHLPAGVHFVGTHPMAGTEHSGPDSGFAELYDNRWTLIVTPDGTDDAVVEQVEAYWAALGAMTDRMEVQHHDRVCAVVSHIPHLIAYTMVGVADDLRRVTDSEVIKFSAAGFRDFTRIAASDPTMWRDVFLTNKDATLEILGRFTEELFALQRAIRKGDGDHLFDYFTRTRAIRRGIIEAGQDTDAPDFGRGSKR; from the coding sequence ATCGTGAGCGTCATCTACGAAAAGATCGCCTTTATCGGATTGGGTCTGATTGCGGGATCCATGGCGTGGGCCACGCAGCGGGCCGGGGCGGCCACGACGATCAGCGGCTATGCCCGGTCCGAGGCGACGCGCGACACGACCCGGCGTCTGGGGTTTTGTGACAGCGTCGCCGACACCGCAGCGGACGCTGTGGCAGAGGCCGATCTTGTGGTGCTTGCCGTGCCCGTGGGCGCGATGGGGTCGGTCATGGCCGAGATTGCGGGCGCGTTGAAGCCGGGGGCCACGGTGATCGATGTGGGGTCGGTCAAACAGGCGGTGTTCGATGCCGTTCTGCCGCATCTGCCCGCCGGTGTTCATTTTGTCGGCACGCACCCGATGGCCGGCACGGAACATAGTGGACCGGACTCCGGGTTTGCCGAATTGTATGACAACCGCTGGACCCTGATCGTGACGCCGGACGGGACGGACGACGCGGTGGTGGAACAGGTTGAAGCCTATTGGGCCGCGCTGGGCGCGATGACCGACCGGATGGAGGTGCAGCATCACGACCGGGTCTGTGCCGTGGTCAGCCACATTCCGCACCTCATTGCCTACACGATGGTCGGTGTGGCGGATGACCTGCGCCGGGTGACCGACAGTGAGGTCATCAAATTCTCGGCCGCGGGGTTCCGGGACTTTACGCGTATCGCGGCCAGCGATCCGACCATGTGGCGCGATGTCTTTTTGACCAACAAGGACGCGACGCTGGAAATTCTGGGCCGGTTCACGGAAGAGCTGTTTGCCTTGCAACGCGCCATCCGCAAGGGCGACGGTGATCATCTGTTCGACTACTTCACCCGCACGCGTGCGATCCGTCGCGGCATTATCGAGGCCGGTCAGGACACCGATGCCCCCGATTTCGGGCGCGGGAGCAAGCGGTGA
- the hisC gene encoding histidinol-phosphate transaminase — translation MTRITPQPGIMDIALYQGGASHLAGVRDVLKLSSNENPAGPPPSAIAALRDAATGMHLYPSTDHAALRAAIADVWHVDADRVICGVGSDEVLQFVTQAFSGPGDEIIHTAHGFSMYPILANMAGATPVCVPEHERVVDVDAILAAVTERTRIVLLTNPGNPTGTRLADPEIVRLADGLPDHVILVIDGAYTEYAEGYDGGRALAETRPNVLMTRTFSKIYGLGGLRVGWGYGPRDMIDVMTRIRQPFNLSTVALSAAEAAVRDTKWVADCAALNADQRARLTGALRQLGLACDDSDTNFVLARAASVAEADAAEAALNADGILVRRVAGYGFPEGIRITVGNADQTGRVIAALTEWRNAS, via the coding sequence ATGACGCGCATCACACCGCAACCCGGCATCATGGACATCGCGCTCTATCAGGGCGGGGCGTCGCATCTGGCGGGTGTTCGGGACGTGCTGAAACTGTCCTCGAACGAGAACCCGGCGGGCCCGCCGCCCTCTGCCATCGCGGCGTTGCGGGACGCGGCGACCGGCATGCACCTTTATCCGTCAACCGACCACGCGGCGCTGCGGGCGGCCATTGCGGATGTCTGGCACGTGGACGCAGACCGGGTAATCTGCGGTGTCGGCAGCGACGAGGTGCTGCAATTCGTGACGCAGGCCTTTTCGGGGCCGGGGGATGAGATCATCCACACCGCGCATGGCTTTTCCATGTACCCGATCCTGGCCAACATGGCCGGGGCCACACCCGTCTGCGTGCCCGAGCATGAGCGGGTCGTGGATGTGGATGCGATCCTGGCGGCCGTCACCGAACGGACCCGTATCGTGCTGTTGACCAACCCGGGCAACCCGACGGGCACGCGGCTCGCTGATCCCGAGATCGTGCGGCTGGCCGATGGCTTGCCCGATCATGTGATCCTGGTGATCGACGGGGCCTATACCGAATATGCCGAAGGGTATGATGGCGGTCGGGCCCTGGCAGAGACGCGGCCCAACGTGCTGATGACGCGCACCTTTTCCAAGATCTACGGCCTGGGGGGGCTGCGTGTCGGCTGGGGCTATGGCCCTAGGGACATGATCGACGTGATGACGCGGATCCGGCAGCCGTTCAACTTGTCGACCGTCGCGCTGAGCGCGGCAGAGGCGGCGGTGCGTGACACGAAATGGGTGGCTGATTGCGCAGCCCTGAACGCCGACCAACGCGCCCGCCTGACCGGCGCGTTGCGGCAACTGGGCCTGGCCTGCGACGACAGTGACACGAATTTTGTCCTGGCCCGGGCCGCATCCGTGGCAGAGGCGGACGCGGCAGAGGCGGCGCTGAATGCCGATGGCATCCTTGTGCGCCGGGTGGCCGGTTACGGGTTTCCCGAAGGCATCCGCATCACCGTCGGCAATGCAGACCAAACGGGCCGCGTGATTGCCGCCCTTACCGAATGGCGGAATGCATCGTGA
- a CDS encoding endonuclease/exonuclease/phosphatase family protein yields the protein MGARDISFASFNLLNLQTPGDAIYGDTDGWDPVTYQRKVDFTASVIGRLDADVVGLQELWAPAALDQVLIEAGMESDFSALVPPGHAGDKIVCAAAVRKGMLVGDPEWIVDFPDEYVLRTGGDDPQQDFLEVNLSTFSRPVLHFQVQPDDRTPVIHVFVCHFKSRRPTQIWRERSWYEKEVHGPHANALGYAISTVRRTAEAAALRVLITKLVKKTDTPVVVIGDMNDGKDSNTLNILSEQPTYLSPLSTGGGDNALYTAQTMQEYRSVRDVYYTHVFKGQRESLDHILFSQEFYDNSKKRKWAFDEMVVQNDHLNHDDHKESGTNDHGVIRVGFKWKPAPGVTG from the coding sequence ATGGGCGCGCGCGACATTTCTTTTGCGAGCTTCAACCTGTTGAACCTGCAAACCCCCGGAGATGCGATTTACGGCGACACTGACGGGTGGGACCCGGTGACCTATCAGCGCAAGGTGGACTTTACGGCCAGCGTGATAGGGCGGCTGGATGCAGATGTTGTGGGCCTGCAGGAACTGTGGGCCCCTGCCGCGCTGGATCAGGTGCTGATCGAGGCGGGTATGGAGAGCGACTTTTCCGCGCTGGTTCCGCCTGGACATGCCGGGGACAAGATTGTCTGCGCGGCGGCCGTGCGCAAGGGGATGCTGGTGGGTGATCCCGAGTGGATTGTGGATTTTCCGGACGAATATGTCCTCAGGACCGGCGGCGACGATCCGCAACAGGATTTCCTCGAGGTCAACCTGAGCACTTTCTCGCGCCCGGTTTTGCATTTTCAGGTGCAGCCCGATGACCGGACGCCGGTCATCCATGTCTTTGTCTGCCATTTCAAATCCCGCCGTCCCACGCAGATCTGGCGCGAGCGTAGCTGGTACGAAAAGGAGGTGCACGGGCCGCACGCCAACGCGCTGGGATATGCAATCTCGACCGTTCGCCGGACCGCCGAGGCGGCGGCGTTGCGGGTGTTGATCACGAAACTGGTCAAAAAGACCGACACGCCTGTTGTCGTCATCGGCGACATGAACGATGGCAAGGACAGCAACACGCTGAACATCCTGTCCGAACAACCCACCTACCTGTCCCCCCTGTCCACCGGGGGCGGGGACAACGCGCTGTATACTGCACAGACGATGCAGGAATACCGATCCGTGCGCGATGTCTACTATACCCATGTCTTCAAGGGGCAGCGCGAAAGTCTGGATCACATCCTGTTCAGTCAGGAATTCTATGACAACTCGAAGAAGCGCAAATGGGCCTTTGACGAGATGGTGGTGCAGAACGACCACCTGAACCACGACGATCACAAGGAAAGCGGCACCAACGATCACGGCGTGATCCGGGTTGGGTTCAAGTGGAAGCCCGCGCCGGGGGTGACGGGCTGA
- a CDS encoding helix-turn-helix transcriptional regulator yields the protein MSDFPGTLRTWRKARRLSQLDLAGEADVSARHISFLESGRSQPSRDMIARLSDALTLPLDARNQLLTHAGFAARYPSRAWDDADMAPIRAAVDHMLKAHAPYPALAVDRLWTVIDMNRPAALLFGALGLAPGGSLLDLMMSDDAAPLIENWPDVAHHACQRLRTESAAQGGVPALDRVADHLGAVTGRTQKPTGPVIPTIFNTGGMRLSVFATIAQLGTPEDVALDDLKVELYFPADAESDAALRAMAADPG from the coding sequence ATGTCAGATTTTCCCGGCACACTCCGCACCTGGCGCAAGGCGCGCCGCCTCAGTCAACTGGACCTCGCAGGCGAGGCGGACGTGTCGGCGCGCCACATCTCGTTTCTGGAAAGCGGCCGATCACAGCCCAGCCGGGACATGATCGCGCGGCTCAGCGACGCGCTGACCTTGCCGCTGGATGCCCGCAACCAGTTGCTGACCCATGCCGGTTTTGCCGCACGCTATCCCAGCCGGGCCTGGGATGATGCGGACATGGCCCCGATCCGGGCCGCGGTTGACCATATGCTGAAGGCGCACGCCCCCTACCCCGCCCTGGCTGTGGACAGGCTGTGGACCGTGATCGACATGAACCGGCCCGCCGCCCTGCTCTTTGGGGCGCTGGGACTGGCGCCCGGGGGCAGCCTGCTGGATCTGATGATGTCGGACGACGCGGCCCCCCTGATCGAAAACTGGCCCGACGTGGCGCATCATGCCTGCCAGCGCCTGCGCACGGAAAGTGCGGCCCAGGGCGGTGTGCCTGCCCTGGACCGGGTGGCCGACCATCTTGGCGCGGTGACCGGGCGCACCCAAAAACCAACCGGCCCCGTGATCCCCACAATCTTCAATACCGGCGGCATGCGCCTGTCGGTCTTTGCCACCATCGCGCAACTGGGCACGCCCGAAGATGTCGCTCTGGATGACCTCAAGGTCGAACTATACTTCCCCGCAGATGCCGAAAGCGATGCAGCGCTGAGGGCCATGGCGGCTGATCCGGGTTGA
- a CDS encoding DUF2867 domain-containing protein: protein MSAPRVTATRLPAASMLSARIGQGDFLDCYSVASTLGPRRAAEIITAFPTWAQALVMLRGVITAPFGLSQDGPAADDKLGPFPVESETGTELIAGFDDRHLDFRVSVRSEDGLVSLATWVHPHNLGGRLYLAAIMPFHILIARNALARVARS, encoded by the coding sequence ATGTCCGCACCACGTGTCACGGCCACACGGCTGCCCGCGGCCAGCATGCTCAGCGCCCGGATCGGGCAGGGCGATTTCCTGGACTGCTATAGTGTGGCCAGCACCCTAGGCCCGCGCCGCGCGGCCGAGATCATCACCGCCTTTCCCACATGGGCGCAGGCGCTGGTCATGCTGCGCGGGGTGATCACCGCCCCTTTCGGTCTGTCGCAGGATGGACCCGCCGCGGATGACAAGTTGGGGCCGTTCCCGGTCGAAAGCGAGACGGGTACGGAACTGATTGCCGGCTTTGACGACAGGCATCTCGACTTTCGCGTGTCCGTCCGGTCCGAGGACGGTCTGGTGTCGCTGGCCACATGGGTGCATCCGCACAATTTGGGCGGGCGTCTGTATCTGGCGGCGATCATGCCGTTTCACATCCTGATTGCGCGCAATGCCCTGGCACGTGTTGCCCGGTCCTGA
- the rpsD gene encoding 30S ribosomal protein S4, translating into MTKRTSAKYKIDRRMGENIWGRPKSPVNRREYGPGQHGQRRKGKLSDFGIQLRAKQKLKGYYGDLTEKQFRRIYAEAVRVGGDTGENLIGLLERRLDAVVYRAKFVATVFAARQFVNHGHVRVNGRKVNIPSYRVKEGDVIEVRDRSKQLAVLLEATQLPERDVPDYIEADHSKMTATFTRTPTLGDVPYPVMMEPNLVVEFYAKN; encoded by the coding sequence GTGACAAAACGCACGTCTGCCAAGTACAAGATCGATCGCCGCATGGGCGAAAACATTTGGGGCCGCCCCAAATCCCCCGTCAACCGTCGTGAATATGGCCCCGGCCAGCACGGTCAGCGCCGCAAGGGCAAGCTGTCGGATTTTGGTATCCAGCTGCGCGCCAAGCAGAAGCTGAAGGGGTATTACGGCGACCTGACCGAGAAGCAGTTCCGCCGAATCTATGCCGAGGCTGTCCGTGTGGGCGGTGACACCGGTGAAAACCTGATCGGCCTGCTGGAGCGTCGCCTGGACGCCGTTGTGTACCGCGCCAAGTTCGTGGCGACCGTGTTTGCCGCGCGTCAGTTCGTGAACCACGGCCACGTCCGTGTGAACGGTCGCAAGGTCAACATCCCCTCGTACCGCGTCAAGGAAGGCGACGTGATCGAGGTGCGTGACCGGTCCAAGCAACTGGCCGTGCTGCTGGAAGCCACCCAGCTGCCCGAGCGTGATGTGCCCGACTATATCGAGGCCGACCATTCGAAGATGACCGCCACCTTCACCCGCACCCCCACATTGGGCGACGTGCCGTATCCGGTGATGATGGAACCCAACCTGGTCGTCGAATTCTACGCCAAGAACTAA
- a CDS encoding DNA-3-methyladenine glycosylase I: MHRCGWEGEAPDYVAYHDTEWGVPEHDARSLWEKLILDGFQAGLSWITILRKRDAFRDAFAGFDPAVVATWGDADVQRLLGNPGIVRHRGKIEATITNARAYLEVNEAIGFDKFLWNYVDGQPLQTNFASRDLVPPKTKLSEQVSRDLRARGFKFVGPTIVYAFMEATGLVNDHITPCFRHAACAAMPGPGSR; the protein is encoded by the coding sequence TTGCATCGCTGTGGATGGGAGGGGGAGGCCCCGGATTACGTGGCCTATCACGACACCGAATGGGGCGTGCCCGAACATGACGCGCGCAGCCTGTGGGAGAAGTTGATCCTGGATGGATTTCAGGCCGGTTTGAGCTGGATCACGATCCTGCGCAAGCGCGATGCGTTTCGCGATGCCTTTGCCGGGTTCGACCCGGCGGTGGTTGCCACATGGGGCGACGCGGATGTGCAGCGCCTGCTGGGCAATCCGGGCATTGTCCGTCACCGGGGCAAGATCGAGGCCACCATAACCAACGCCCGCGCTTACCTCGAGGTTAACGAGGCCATCGGTTTTGATAAATTCTTATGGAATTATGTCGACGGTCAGCCGTTGCAGACCAATTTTGCCAGCCGCGATCTGGTCCCGCCCAAGACGAAGCTGAGCGAACAGGTGTCCCGGGACCTGCGCGCCCGCGGCTTCAAATTCGTGGGCCCCACGATTGTTTATGCGTTCATGGAGGCCACGGGCCTGGTCAATGATCACATCACCCCCTGTTTCCGCCATGCCGCATGCGCGGCGATGCCAGGCCCGGGCAGCCGTTGA
- a CDS encoding EAL domain-containing protein produces MSKRRFQNVPTGADSPLNAAVSSRDRSTLSMVEQAVKHQQTLLAFQPVVIANDPSRVGFYEGLIRVMDETGRIIPAKDFMPVVERAELGREIDVVALNMGLRTLHENPSIRLSINMSARSIGFQRWMQTMNRWLKKDPSVGERLILEITEGSAMDQPELVVDFMDRLSLKGISFALDDFGAGYTALRYFKDFYFDVLKIDMEFCHGIAGDPDTQALTGAIIQIGHHFDMLVVAEGVERQEDVDMLTQMGVDCLQGFYFQAPQVRPNWLFGQRPGAQQAGMRA; encoded by the coding sequence ATGAGCAAAAGACGCTTCCAAAACGTGCCCACCGGGGCCGATTCTCCGTTGAACGCGGCGGTGTCATCGCGTGACCGCAGCACATTGTCGATGGTCGAACAGGCGGTCAAACACCAGCAGACCCTGCTGGCGTTCCAGCCGGTCGTGATCGCAAACGATCCCTCGCGCGTCGGGTTTTACGAGGGGTTGATCAGGGTGATGGATGAAACGGGGCGCATCATCCCGGCCAAGGATTTCATGCCGGTGGTCGAACGGGCCGAACTGGGGCGCGAAATCGACGTCGTCGCGCTGAACATGGGACTGCGCACGTTGCACGAAAATCCGTCCATCCGGCTGTCCATCAACATGTCGGCGCGGTCAATCGGGTTCCAGCGCTGGATGCAGACCATGAACCGCTGGCTGAAAAAGGACCCGTCGGTCGGCGAGCGACTGATCCTCGAAATCACCGAAGGGTCGGCAATGGATCAGCCCGAACTGGTGGTCGACTTCATGGACAGGCTCAGCTTGAAGGGGATCAGCTTTGCGCTTGACGACTTCGGGGCGGGCTATACCGCGCTGCGGTATTTCAAGGACTTCTATTTCGACGTGCTGAAGATCGACATGGAATTCTGCCATGGCATCGCGGGCGACCCCGACACGCAGGCCCTCACCGGCGCCATCATCCAGATCGGCCATCACTTCGACATGCTGGTCGTGGCCGAAGGGGTCGAACGACAGGAAGACGTGGACATGCTGACGCAGATGGGGGTCGACTGTTTGCAGGGCTTCTATTTCCAGGCGCCACAGGTCCGGCCGAACTGGCTGTTTGGTCAGCGTCCCGGTGCGCAACAGGCGGGTATGCGCGCCTGA
- a CDS encoding acetyl-CoA C-acetyltransferase, producing the protein MTNIVIASAARTAVGSFGGSFANTPAHDLGATVLEAIVERAGIDKSEVSETILGQVLTAAQGQNPARQAHINAGLPKESAAWSINQVCGSGLRAVALGAQHIALGDADIVAAGGQENMTLSPHAAALRAGHKMGDLKYIDTMIRDGLWDAFNGYHMGQTAENVADQWQITRDAQDEFAVASQNKAEAAQKAGKFADEITAFTVKGRKGDTIVDADEYIRHGATMEAMQKLRPAFTKDGSVTAANASGLNDGAAGALLMSAENAEKRGIEPLARIASYATVGLDPSIMGVGPIYASRKALEKAGWKPEDLDLVEANEAFAAQACAVNKDMGWDPSIVNVNGGAIAIGHPIGASGARILNTLLFEMKRRDAKKGLATLCIGGGMGVAMCLERD; encoded by the coding sequence ATGACCAACATCGTCATCGCATCAGCCGCCCGGACTGCCGTCGGCAGCTTTGGTGGCTCATTTGCCAACACCCCCGCACATGACCTCGGCGCGACCGTGCTCGAAGCCATCGTCGAGCGGGCGGGCATCGACAAGTCCGAAGTCTCCGAGACGATCCTCGGTCAGGTGCTGACCGCGGCCCAGGGCCAGAACCCGGCCCGCCAGGCGCACATCAACGCAGGCCTGCCCAAGGAAAGCGCCGCCTGGTCGATCAACCAGGTCTGTGGCTCGGGCCTGCGCGCCGTCGCCCTTGGTGCCCAGCACATCGCCCTGGGTGATGCCGACATCGTCGCCGCCGGCGGACAAGAGAACATGACCCTGTCGCCCCATGCCGCGGCCCTGCGCGCCGGTCACAAGATGGGCGATCTGAAATACATCGACACCATGATCCGCGACGGTCTGTGGGATGCGTTCAACGGCTACCACATGGGCCAGACGGCAGAGAATGTTGCCGACCAGTGGCAGATCACGCGCGACGCGCAGGACGAATTCGCCGTCGCCTCCCAGAACAAGGCCGAAGCCGCGCAAAAGGCAGGCAAGTTCGCGGACGAAATCACCGCCTTCACCGTGAAGGGCCGCAAGGGCGACACCATCGTCGACGCCGACGAATACATTCGCCACGGCGCGACCATGGAGGCAATGCAGAAACTGCGCCCCGCCTTCACCAAGGACGGGTCGGTCACCGCCGCCAACGCGTCGGGCCTGAATGACGGTGCCGCCGGTGCCCTGCTGATGAGCGCCGAGAACGCCGAAAAACGCGGGATCGAGCCACTGGCCCGCATCGCCAGCTACGCGACCGTCGGCCTTGATCCGTCGATCATGGGCGTGGGCCCGATCTATGCATCCCGCAAGGCGCTGGAAAAGGCCGGTTGGAAGCCCGAAGACCTCGATCTGGTCGAAGCCAACGAAGCCTTTGCCGCGCAGGCCTGCGCCGTGAACAAGGACATGGGGTGGGACCCGTCCATCGTGAACGTGAACGGCGGCGCCATCGCCATCGGCCACCCCATCGGCGCCTCGGGCGCGCGCATCCTCAACACCCTGCTCTTCGAGATGAAGCGCCGCGACGCCAAAAAAGGCCTCGCCACGCTGTGCATCGGCGGCGGCATGGGCGTTGCCATGTGCCTGGAACGCGACTGA
- the phbB gene encoding acetoacetyl-CoA reductase produces the protein MSRVALVTGGSRGIGEAISKALKDAGYTVAATYAGNDEAAAKFTDETGIKTYKWNVADYDESKAGLAQVEADLGPIDVVVANAGITRDAPFHKMTPEQWHQVIDTNLTGVFNTVHPLWPGMRERKFGRVIVISSINGQKGQFAQVNYAATKAGDLGIVKSLAQEGARAGITANAICPGYIGTDMVMAVPEKVRESIIAQIPAGRLGEPEEIARCVVFLASDDSGFINGSTISANGAQFFV, from the coding sequence ATGTCCCGTGTAGCCCTCGTCACCGGCGGTAGCCGCGGTATCGGCGAAGCCATTTCCAAAGCCCTCAAAGACGCAGGGTACACCGTCGCCGCCACCTATGCCGGCAATGACGAAGCCGCCGCCAAATTCACGGACGAAACCGGCATCAAGACCTACAAATGGAACGTGGCAGATTACGACGAATCCAAGGCGGGCCTCGCACAGGTCGAAGCCGACCTTGGGCCGATCGACGTCGTGGTCGCCAACGCGGGCATCACCCGTGACGCGCCGTTTCACAAGATGACGCCGGAACAATGGCACCAGGTCATCGACACGAACCTGACGGGCGTGTTCAACACCGTGCACCCGCTCTGGCCGGGCATGCGTGAACGCAAGTTCGGCCGCGTGATCGTGATCTCGTCCATCAACGGCCAAAAGGGCCAGTTCGCCCAGGTGAACTATGCCGCGACCAAGGCCGGTGATCTGGGTATCGTGAAATCGCTGGCCCAGGAAGGTGCACGCGCAGGCATCACCGCCAACGCGATCTGCCCCGGCTATATCGGCACCGATATGGTCATGGCGGTTCCGGAAAAGGTGCGCGAATCGATCATCGCGCAAATCCCCGCTGGCCGTCTGGGCGAACCGGAAGAAATCGCGCGCTGCGTAGTGTTCCTGGCCTCGGACGATTCGGGGTTCATCAACGGCTCGACCATCTCGGCCAACGGCGCACAGTTCTTCGTCTGA
- a CDS encoding transcriptional regulator GcvA codes for MSERLPPLTALRAFDAAARHMSFAKAAEELRVTPAALSFQIKSLEEHLGTQVFRRLNRAVELTEAGRAMAPGLADGFQMLGAAWRAAERTLDDETLTVTAGPAFTAKWLAPRLYDFAQAHPEIELRFSASLKLVDLSRDAVDVAIRFGPGKDEGVYSLPLVEEWVCPVMTPDMAARFPTPDSLRAATLIFDDSIAFLKPSSDWATWFRMMGVDFAPTTGPRFSQADHAVDAALAGVGVVLGRRSLVVKDLDDGRLVAPFPTALDTGIRFRFLCSEGAETRPQIAAFRDWMLAEIDKTGHITKQMIRKPAANYQAE; via the coding sequence ATGTCTGAACGCCTCCCCCCTCTGACCGCCCTGCGCGCCTTTGACGCCGCCGCCCGCCACATGTCTTTCGCCAAGGCGGCAGAGGAATTGCGCGTCACCCCCGCCGCGCTCAGCTTCCAGATCAAATCGCTCGAAGAGCACCTGGGCACGCAAGTGTTCCGCCGCTTGAACCGCGCGGTCGAACTGACCGAAGCAGGTCGTGCCATGGCCCCCGGACTGGCCGACGGTTTCCAGATGCTGGGCGCCGCGTGGCGGGCCGCCGAACGCACGTTGGACGATGAAACATTGACCGTCACAGCCGGTCCCGCGTTCACCGCCAAGTGGTTGGCACCCCGTCTTTACGACTTTGCGCAGGCACATCCCGAAATCGAACTCAGGTTCTCCGCCTCGCTTAAACTGGTGGACCTCAGCCGCGACGCCGTCGATGTCGCCATCCGCTTTGGCCCCGGCAAGGACGAAGGCGTCTATTCCCTGCCGCTGGTCGAGGAATGGGTGTGCCCCGTCATGACCCCGGACATGGCCGCCCGGTTTCCCACCCCCGACAGCCTACGCGCAGCGACGCTCATTTTTGACGACAGTATCGCTTTCCTGAAACCGTCCAGCGACTGGGCCACGTGGTTCCGCATGATGGGCGTTGATTTCGCACCAACCACAGGCCCCAGGTTCAGCCAGGCAGACCACGCCGTCGACGCCGCACTTGCAGGTGTCGGTGTCGTCCTCGGGCGCCGATCATTGGTGGTCAAGGATCTCGATGATGGACGTCTCGTGGCCCCGTTCCCCACTGCGCTCGACACCGGCATCCGCTTCCGGTTCCTCTGCTCGGAAGGGGCCGAAACCCGCCCCCAGATCGCCGCCTTCCGGGACTGGATGCTTGCCGAGATCGACAAAACAGGCCACATCACCAAACAGATGATCCGCAAGCCCGCCGCGAACTACCAGGCCGAATGA
- a CDS encoding EamA family transporter, translating to MTRTTATLIGFVAVLLWGVLALLTVGSAPTPPFLLNALCFAIGGTLGLVWTAASGGLSQLRVVPVQVYVMGTLGLFGYHALYFSALRLAPAAEAGLIAYLWPLLIVFVSGLLPGETLRRGHVFGALIGFSGAALVITGGATGFDASALPGYMLALACAATWTAYSILSRRFGAVPTASVAVFCVASAILSVPLHLMLEDTVWPSGTLGWASAILLGLGPVGLAFYVWDIGVKRGDIQMLGTASYAAPLLSTIVLVVAGVAAPSWSLALAAILITGGALLAARASLKVRPNSKVG from the coding sequence ATGACACGCACCACCGCCACCCTGATCGGCTTTGTCGCTGTGCTCCTGTGGGGTGTGCTGGCCTTGCTGACCGTCGGCTCTGCTCCGACACCGCCCTTCCTGTTGAACGCGCTGTGCTTTGCGATTGGCGGCACGCTGGGCCTGGTCTGGACCGCCGCCAGCGGTGGGCTGTCACAATTGCGCGTCGTGCCGGTCCAAGTCTATGTCATGGGGACGCTGGGCCTCTTCGGCTATCACGCGCTGTATTTTTCGGCCCTGCGCCTGGCCCCCGCGGCCGAAGCCGGTTTGATTGCCTACCTCTGGCCACTGCTGATCGTGTTCGTGTCCGGCCTTCTGCCCGGGGAAACGCTGCGGCGTGGCCATGTGTTCGGCGCGCTGATCGGGTTTTCGGGTGCGGCACTTGTCATCACCGGCGGGGCCACGGGTTTCGACGCAAGCGCTTTGCCGGGCTACATGCTGGCACTGGCCTGTGCCGCGACCTGGACCGCCTATTCGATCCTGTCGCGGCGCTTTGGCGCCGTGCCCACCGCGTCCGTCGCCGTGTTCTGTGTCGCCAGTGCCATTCTGTCCGTGCCGCTGCACCTGATGCTCGAGGACACGGTGTGGCCCAGCGGCACGCTGGGGTGGGCAAGCGCGATTCTGCTTGGCCTCGGCCCCGTCGGACTGGCCTTTTATGTCTGGGACATCGGGGTGAAACGCGGCGACATCCAGATGCTCGGCACCGCGTCCTATGCGGCGCCGCTCTTGTCGACGATCGTTCTTGTGGTGGCTGGCGTTGCTGCGCCCAGTTGGTCACTGGCTCTCGCGGCGATTCTGATCACCGGCGGAGCGCTGCTGGCAGCCCGCGCCAGCCTGAAAGTGCGCCCTAACTCGAAAGTCGGGTAA
- a CDS encoding DUF465 domain-containing protein yields the protein MSVIAHLEELKKKHQNLSDQVDMAQRSPGVDHVEVAAMKKQKLKLKEEITRLSS from the coding sequence ATGAGCGTGATTGCCCATCTCGAAGAGTTGAAAAAGAAGCACCAGAACCTGAGTGATCAGGTGGATATGGCCCAACGATCCCCTGGTGTGGATCACGTCGAAGTGGCCGCCATGAAAAAACAGAAGCTGAAACTGAAAGAAGAGATTACCCGACTTTCGAGTTAG